From Amycolatopsis sp. cg9, one genomic window encodes:
- a CDS encoding isochorismatase family protein has protein sequence MGTALIVVDVQNDFCEGGSLGLPGGAAAAAGISKQAAEGGYSHVVATRDNHIDPGDHFSETPDFKDSWPVHCVAGTPGASFHPALDVVPIGEVFSKGEYSAAYSGFEGAARDGKSLEAWLREHDVTDVDVVGIATDFCVRATALDAAKAGFGVRVLLDLTVGGSQPTVDATLKDFDEAGIAYTGTAAVPPAS, from the coding sequence ATGGGTACCGCGCTGATCGTGGTGGACGTGCAGAACGACTTCTGCGAAGGGGGTTCGCTCGGCCTGCCGGGCGGGGCCGCCGCGGCCGCCGGCATCTCGAAGCAGGCCGCCGAGGGCGGGTACAGCCACGTGGTGGCCACCCGGGACAACCACATCGACCCGGGCGACCACTTCAGCGAGACGCCGGACTTCAAGGACAGCTGGCCGGTGCACTGCGTCGCCGGTACGCCGGGGGCGTCGTTCCACCCCGCGCTCGACGTCGTCCCGATCGGCGAGGTGTTCTCGAAGGGCGAGTACAGCGCCGCGTACTCCGGCTTCGAGGGCGCGGCCCGCGACGGGAAGTCCCTGGAAGCCTGGCTTCGCGAACACGACGTCACCGACGTCGACGTCGTCGGCATCGCGACGGACTTCTGCGTCCGCGCGACGGCGCTCGACGCGGCGAAGGCCGGCTTCGGCGTGCGGGTGCTGCTGGACCTGACGGTCGGCGGCTCGCAGCCGACGGTCGACGCGACGCTGAAGGACTTCGACGAGGCGGGCATCGCCTACACCGGCACCGCCGCCGTGCCGCCGGCCTCGTGA
- a CDS encoding nicotinate phosphoribosyltransferase, protein MGSPEPATASTALLTDHYELTMLGSALADGTHARPCVFEVFARRLPTGRRYGVVAGTARVLDAIADFRFTDAELAQLEATAVVDDATLSWLADYEFSGDLDGYAEGELYFPGSPILTVAGSFAECVLLETLVLSILNHDSAIASAAARMSGAAHGRPIIEMGGRRTHEYAAVAAARAAYLAGFATTSNLEAGRRYGIPTRGTVAHAFMLLHDSEEAAFRAQVEKMGADTTLLVDTYDITAGIETAVRVAGPELGAIRIDSGDVGPLARRAREQLDSLGAKDTRIVVSGDLDEHAIAALRAEPVDAYGVGTSVVTGSGAPTAGMVYKLVEVDGKPVAKRSAHKESRGGRKSALRRHRGTGTAVEEVVWTTAGTAPAAEVNDRPLQIPLIRAGRAEADLPTLDDARQRLRRGLVSLPWEGLKLSHGEPAIPTLFF, encoded by the coding sequence ATGGGTTCACCGGAGCCGGCGACGGCCAGCACTGCGCTGCTCACCGACCACTACGAGCTGACCATGCTGGGCAGCGCGCTCGCCGACGGGACGCACGCGCGGCCCTGCGTGTTCGAGGTGTTCGCCCGCCGGCTGCCGACCGGCCGGCGCTACGGCGTCGTCGCGGGCACCGCGCGCGTGCTCGACGCCATCGCGGACTTCCGCTTCACCGACGCCGAGCTCGCGCAGCTGGAAGCGACCGCGGTCGTCGACGACGCGACGCTGTCGTGGCTCGCCGACTACGAGTTCTCGGGTGACCTCGACGGGTACGCCGAGGGCGAGCTGTACTTCCCCGGCTCGCCGATCCTCACCGTCGCCGGCTCGTTCGCCGAGTGCGTGCTGCTCGAGACGCTGGTGCTGTCGATCCTCAACCACGACAGCGCGATCGCGTCCGCGGCGGCCCGGATGTCCGGCGCCGCGCACGGCCGCCCGATCATCGAGATGGGCGGCCGCCGCACGCACGAGTACGCGGCGGTCGCGGCCGCGCGCGCCGCCTACCTGGCCGGCTTCGCGACGACGTCCAACCTCGAAGCGGGCCGCCGCTACGGCATCCCGACCCGCGGCACCGTCGCGCACGCCTTCATGCTGCTGCACGACAGCGAAGAAGCGGCCTTCCGCGCGCAGGTCGAGAAGATGGGCGCGGACACGACGCTGCTGGTCGACACCTACGACATCACCGCCGGCATCGAGACCGCCGTCCGCGTCGCCGGGCCGGAGCTCGGCGCGATCCGGATCGACTCGGGCGACGTCGGCCCGCTCGCCCGCCGGGCCCGCGAGCAGCTGGACTCCCTCGGCGCGAAGGACACCCGGATCGTCGTCTCCGGCGACCTCGACGAGCACGCCATCGCGGCGCTGCGCGCGGAGCCGGTGGACGCGTACGGCGTCGGCACTTCGGTGGTCACCGGGTCCGGCGCGCCGACCGCCGGGATGGTCTACAAGCTGGTCGAGGTGGACGGCAAGCCGGTCGCCAAGCGCAGCGCGCACAAGGAGTCCCGCGGCGGCCGGAAGTCCGCCCTCCGGCGCCACCGCGGCACCGGCACGGCGGTCGAGGAGGTCGTGTGGACCACGGCCGGCACCGCGCCCGCCGCGGAGGTCAACGACCGGCCGCTGCAGATCCCCCTGATCCGCGCTGGCCGCGCGGAAGCGGACCTGCCTACGCTCGACGATGCCAGGCAACGGCTGCGCCGCGGCCTGGTCAGCCTGCCGTGGGAAGGCCTCAAGCTCTCGCACGGCGAGCCCGCTATCCCGACGCTGTTCTTCTGA
- a CDS encoding P1 family peptidase, producing MITDVPGVLVGHHERVGDGWATGTTVVLVPGGAVGAVDQRGGAPGTRETNLLEPENLVQRANAVCLSGGSAYGLAAADGVMRWLAERNLGFPVGAQPHEVVPIVPAAVLFDLPRSEWGNRPDASFGYAACAAASDSFAEGTVGAGAGAAVGSLKGGIGSASEVVGEFTVGALAAVNAAGEAVDLSTGRPYAADHGDFGVTWPSRAASLPSRRTDLNTTIGVVAVDAALSKAEARRIAVAAQDGLARAVRPAHTMFDGDTVFALATGEHELPEASGPFGAAARPMALDTLCSAAARVFARAMVRGLLAATAAGGVPAYRDVWPEAFG from the coding sequence ATGATCACCGACGTCCCCGGCGTGCTGGTCGGGCACCACGAGCGGGTCGGCGACGGCTGGGCCACCGGGACGACGGTGGTACTGGTCCCCGGCGGCGCGGTCGGGGCCGTCGACCAGCGCGGCGGCGCGCCCGGCACGCGGGAGACGAACCTGCTGGAGCCGGAGAACCTGGTGCAGCGGGCCAACGCCGTCTGCCTGTCGGGCGGTTCGGCGTACGGCCTGGCCGCGGCCGACGGCGTGATGCGGTGGCTGGCGGAGCGGAACCTGGGCTTCCCGGTCGGCGCGCAGCCGCACGAGGTGGTGCCGATCGTGCCCGCGGCGGTGCTGTTCGACCTGCCGCGCAGCGAGTGGGGCAACCGGCCGGACGCGTCCTTCGGGTACGCGGCCTGCGCGGCGGCTTCGGACTCGTTCGCGGAGGGGACGGTCGGGGCCGGCGCGGGGGCGGCCGTGGGGTCGTTGAAGGGCGGGATCGGCTCGGCGAGCGAGGTCGTCGGCGAGTTCACCGTCGGGGCGCTGGCGGCGGTCAACGCGGCCGGCGAGGCGGTGGACCTCTCGACCGGCCGGCCGTACGCGGCCGACCACGGCGACTTCGGCGTGACGTGGCCTTCGCGGGCCGCTTCGCTGCCGTCCCGCCGGACCGATCTGAACACGACGATCGGCGTCGTCGCGGTCGACGCGGCGCTGTCGAAGGCCGAGGCCCGGCGGATCGCGGTCGCGGCCCAGGACGGGCTGGCCCGCGCGGTGCGCCCGGCCCACACGATGTTCGACGGCGACACGGTGTTCGCGCTGGCCACCGGCGAGCACGAGCTCCCGGAGGCGAGCGGCCCGTTCGGCGCGGCGGCGCGCCCGATGGCACTGGACACGCTGTGTTCGGCGGCCGCGCGGGTGTTCGCGCGGGCGATGGTGCGCGGCCTGCTGGCGGCGACGGCCGCGGGCGGGGTGCCGGCTTACCGGGACGTGTGGCCGGAGGCGTTCGGCTGA
- a CDS encoding arylamine N-acetyltransferase, with amino-acid sequence MDVTGYLARLGLDPEPPSLAALKRLHAAHVERVPYEALEVQLGRPTPLDPPASLARILQGRGGYCYHLNGAFSALLHALGYQVTRHIGGVQGSAADAPNIDRNHLALTVTGLPDALDTAWLADAGLGDGPHEPLPLREGTYVQGPHTYRVRPSEVAPGGWRFEHDPSGSFTGMDFAPGVAVMADFEEKHAWLSSAPESGFVRVCALLRRDAAGVDTLRALTLDRHGAKELIESPGDWWAAAGDVFGIRASLFTDAERERLWRQCAAQHEAHVGGTGSEVVPSA; translated from the coding sequence ATGGACGTCACCGGTTACCTCGCGCGGCTCGGCCTCGATCCCGAGCCGCCGAGCCTTGCCGCCCTGAAGCGGCTGCACGCGGCGCACGTCGAACGCGTGCCCTACGAAGCGCTGGAGGTCCAGCTCGGGCGGCCGACCCCGCTCGACCCGCCGGCCTCGCTGGCGCGGATCCTGCAGGGCCGCGGTGGGTACTGCTACCACCTCAACGGCGCTTTTTCGGCGTTGCTGCACGCGCTCGGCTACCAGGTGACGCGGCACATCGGCGGGGTGCAGGGCAGCGCGGCGGACGCGCCGAACATCGACCGGAACCACCTGGCGCTGACCGTCACCGGGTTGCCGGACGCCCTGGACACGGCGTGGCTGGCCGACGCCGGGCTGGGCGACGGCCCGCACGAGCCGCTCCCCCTCCGGGAAGGCACCTACGTGCAGGGCCCGCACACCTACCGGGTGCGGCCGTCTGAAGTGGCGCCGGGCGGCTGGCGGTTCGAGCACGACCCCTCGGGCAGCTTCACCGGCATGGATTTCGCGCCCGGCGTCGCGGTGATGGCCGACTTCGAGGAGAAGCACGCCTGGCTGTCGAGCGCGCCGGAGTCCGGCTTCGTGCGGGTCTGCGCGCTGCTGCGGCGGGACGCGGCGGGCGTCGACACCCTGCGCGCGCTGACGCTGGACCGCCACGGCGCCAAGGAGCTGATCGAGTCACCCGGCGACTGGTGGGCGGCCGCCGGTGACGTGTTCGGCATCCGGGCGTCGCTGTTCACGGACGCCGAGCGCGAGCGGCTGTGGCGGCAGTGCGCCGCCCAGCACGAGGCTCACGTCGGCGGCACGGGCAGCGAGGTGGTGCCCAGCGCGTAG
- a CDS encoding DUF2017 domain-containing protein: MNGWRRKGAVIHAGFEQQEAAVLRGLVSQLEDMLTARAEEAPQDELAELTGIRTGPTESPDDPVLSRLLPDFHKLDPDNPTREDLDSASAMRSLHEPELLDIKVGVAKIVLDTLPRDGGQVRLTEEQADAWLGALNDVRLALGTALDVTEDMPDELPEDDPRAPHLGVYHWLTWVQETLIQALTG; the protein is encoded by the coding sequence GTGAACGGCTGGCGGCGCAAGGGCGCGGTCATCCACGCCGGGTTCGAGCAGCAGGAAGCGGCGGTGCTGCGCGGCCTGGTCAGCCAGCTCGAGGACATGCTCACCGCGCGGGCCGAGGAGGCGCCGCAGGACGAGCTCGCCGAGCTGACCGGCATCCGGACCGGGCCCACCGAGTCCCCGGACGACCCGGTGCTGTCGCGGCTGCTCCCGGACTTCCACAAGCTCGACCCGGACAACCCGACCCGCGAGGACCTCGACTCGGCGTCGGCGATGCGGTCGCTGCACGAGCCGGAGCTGCTGGACATCAAGGTCGGCGTGGCGAAGATCGTGCTCGACACGCTGCCCCGCGACGGCGGCCAGGTCCGGCTCACCGAGGAGCAGGCCGACGCCTGGCTGGGCGCGCTCAACGACGTCCGGCTGGCGCTGGGCACCGCGCTCGACGTCACCGAAGACATGCCCGACGAGCTGCCCGAGGACGACCCGCGGGCGCCGCACCTGGGCGTCTACCACTGGCTGACCTGGGTGCAGGAGACGCTGATCCAGGCGCTGACCGGATGA
- a CDS encoding choice-of-anchor P family protein, with protein MLAVTTLGVPLLAAAAPGTSTGWASSGSLDVTIDNEHVVTGELAKCTADGPYSAQTQGGATGDVAAFGMGESGCGRSGGVSVAQASGHRFEATVLKRYGGPAITVRTFSAKCATSETGSGGEVSIGAVQGITVPEQIPPNHRIVIPGGAAGTALATVVLNETVTPQPPDGSLVTHAVHIRLFPQGGPASGDIYLGTAACDPYGKK; from the coding sequence TTGCTGGCGGTGACGACGCTGGGCGTGCCGCTCCTGGCTGCCGCGGCACCCGGGACGTCCACCGGATGGGCGTCTTCGGGATCGCTGGACGTGACGATCGACAACGAACACGTCGTCACCGGTGAGCTGGCGAAATGCACCGCGGACGGCCCTTACAGCGCGCAGACGCAGGGTGGCGCGACGGGCGACGTCGCCGCGTTCGGGATGGGCGAGTCCGGCTGCGGGCGCTCGGGGGGCGTCTCGGTCGCGCAGGCGTCCGGGCACCGGTTCGAAGCCACCGTCCTCAAGCGCTACGGCGGTCCGGCGATCACCGTGCGCACCTTCTCGGCGAAGTGCGCGACGAGCGAGACCGGCAGCGGTGGCGAGGTGTCGATCGGCGCCGTCCAGGGGATCACCGTGCCCGAGCAGATCCCGCCGAACCACCGGATCGTCATCCCCGGCGGGGCCGCGGGCACGGCGCTGGCGACGGTGGTCCTCAACGAGACCGTGACGCCGCAACCGCCGGACGGCAGCCTGGTGACGCACGCGGTGCACATCCGGCTGTTCCCGCAGGGCGGCCCGGCGAGCGGCGACATCTACCTCGGCACGGCGGCCTGCGACCCCTACGGCAAGAAGTAG
- a CDS encoding MBL fold metallo-hydrolase, whose protein sequence is MTFMLDSMPELRTAFAGVSNVLVTDGASAVLVDGFFSRPSPLKLATRVAPDRGRIDECLRRLGVTALDAVLVSHSHVDHALDAPVVAKLTGATLAGSPSTRKVQEGYDLAAEPFEELVPGKPVEFGAFTVTPVDTRHSDGDRVPGEITEPVRLPAKAKAFKTGRCYSFHIAHEAGTVLVHASANFVPGALAGHPADLAYLGIGAAGKKTEEWREEYWRETVGAVGARTVRPVHWDAFWRPLSKPLKLLPKVFDDLDTTMATFERLAEADGVGLALPELWTAE, encoded by the coding sequence ATGACCTTCATGCTGGACAGCATGCCCGAACTGCGCACGGCGTTCGCCGGGGTTTCGAACGTGCTGGTCACCGACGGTGCGTCGGCCGTACTGGTCGACGGCTTCTTCTCGCGGCCGTCACCGCTGAAGCTGGCCACCCGGGTGGCCCCGGACCGCGGCCGGATCGACGAGTGCCTGCGCCGGCTCGGCGTCACGGCGCTGGACGCCGTCCTGGTCTCGCACTCGCACGTCGACCACGCACTGGACGCACCGGTGGTCGCGAAGCTGACCGGCGCGACGCTGGCCGGCTCGCCGTCGACGCGGAAGGTCCAGGAGGGCTACGACCTGGCGGCCGAGCCGTTCGAAGAGCTGGTCCCCGGCAAGCCCGTGGAGTTCGGCGCGTTCACCGTGACCCCCGTCGACACCCGCCACAGCGACGGCGACCGGGTGCCCGGCGAGATCACCGAGCCGGTCCGGTTGCCGGCGAAGGCCAAAGCGTTCAAGACCGGGCGCTGCTACTCGTTCCACATCGCCCACGAGGCCGGCACCGTCCTGGTCCACGCGTCGGCGAACTTCGTGCCCGGCGCCCTCGCCGGGCACCCCGCGGACCTGGCCTACCTCGGCATCGGCGCGGCCGGGAAGAAGACCGAGGAGTGGCGGGAAGAGTACTGGCGGGAGACCGTCGGCGCGGTCGGCGCCCGGACCGTCCGGCCGGTGCACTGGGACGCCTTCTGGCGGCCGCTGAGCAAGCCGCTCAAGCTCCTGCCGAAGGTCTTCGACGACCTCGACACGACGATGGCCACCTTCGAGCGGCTGGCCGAGGCCGACGGCGTCGGCCTCGCCCTGCCCGAACTCTGGACAGCCGAGTAG
- a CDS encoding M67 family metallopeptidase produces the protein MLRIRRELVDEIVAHARRDHPDEACGVIAGPEGSDSPERFIPMLNAARSPTFYEFDSADLLKLYRELDANDEAPVVIYHSHTATEAYPSRTDANIAAEPGAHYVLVSTRDPEVHEFRSYRIVDAEITEEPVEIID, from the coding sequence GTGCTCCGGATTCGCCGTGAACTCGTCGACGAGATCGTCGCCCACGCCCGCCGTGACCACCCCGACGAGGCGTGCGGGGTGATCGCCGGGCCCGAGGGGTCCGACTCGCCCGAGCGGTTCATCCCCATGCTGAACGCGGCCCGCTCGCCGACGTTCTACGAATTCGACTCCGCCGACCTGCTGAAGCTCTACCGCGAGCTGGACGCGAACGACGAGGCGCCGGTCGTCATCTACCACTCGCACACCGCGACCGAGGCGTACCCGTCGCGGACCGACGCGAACATCGCGGCCGAGCCCGGCGCGCACTACGTGCTCGTCTCCACCCGCGACCCCGAAGTGCACGAGTTCCGGTCGTACCGGATCGTGGACGCCGAGATCACCGAGGAGCCGGTCGAGATCATCGACTGA
- a CDS encoding MoaD/ThiS family protein: protein MAVTVSIPTILRTHTGGEKSVEAKGATVLEIIDDVESRHAGIKARLVKEEKLHRFINVYVNDEDVRFSGGLEAEVKDGDTLTILPAVAGG, encoded by the coding sequence ATGGCCGTGACCGTCTCCATCCCGACGATCCTGCGCACCCACACCGGCGGCGAGAAGTCCGTCGAGGCCAAGGGCGCGACCGTGCTCGAGATCATCGACGACGTCGAGTCCCGGCACGCCGGCATCAAGGCGCGCCTGGTCAAGGAGGAGAAGCTGCACCGCTTCATCAACGTCTACGTCAACGACGAGGACGTGCGCTTCTCCGGTGGCCTCGAGGCCGAGGTCAAGGACGGCGACACCCTGACCATCCTCCCCGCCGTGGCCGGTGGCTGA
- a CDS encoding PLP-dependent cysteine synthase family protein produces MARFESLLDALGGTPLVGLPRLSPTHDVRLWAKLEDRNPTGSIKDRPALAMIEAAEREGKLRRGSTILEPTSGNTGIALAMAAKLKGYGLVCVMPENTSTERKQLLQAYGARIVFSPAAGGSNEAVRRAKELAEANPDWVMLYQYGNPANADAHYRGTGPELLKDLPTLTHFVGGLGTTGTLVGVGRYLHEAKPDVQIIAAEPRYGELVYGLRNLDEGFVPELYDPSVLNGRYSVGAYDALRRTRELLEHEGIFAGISTGAVLHAALAVAEKAAARGEVADVAFVVADAGWKYLSTGAYAGSLDEAAERLDGQLWA; encoded by the coding sequence ATGGCTCGCTTCGAGTCACTGCTCGACGCGCTCGGCGGCACCCCGCTGGTCGGGCTGCCCCGGCTCTCGCCGACGCACGACGTGCGCCTGTGGGCGAAGCTGGAGGACCGCAACCCGACCGGCTCGATCAAGGACCGCCCCGCGCTGGCCATGATCGAAGCCGCCGAGCGCGAAGGCAAGCTCCGGCGCGGCTCCACGATCCTGGAGCCGACGTCGGGCAACACCGGCATCGCGCTGGCCATGGCCGCCAAGCTCAAGGGCTACGGGCTGGTCTGCGTCATGCCGGAGAACACCTCGACCGAGCGCAAGCAGCTACTGCAGGCGTATGGCGCGCGGATCGTCTTCTCGCCGGCGGCGGGTGGCTCGAACGAGGCCGTCCGGCGGGCGAAGGAACTGGCCGAGGCCAACCCGGACTGGGTGATGCTCTACCAGTACGGCAACCCGGCCAACGCCGACGCGCACTACCGCGGCACCGGCCCGGAGCTGCTCAAGGACCTGCCGACGCTGACGCACTTCGTCGGCGGCCTCGGCACGACCGGCACGCTGGTCGGCGTCGGGCGGTACCTGCACGAGGCCAAGCCGGACGTCCAGATCATCGCGGCCGAGCCGCGCTACGGCGAGCTGGTGTACGGCCTGCGCAACCTCGACGAGGGGTTCGTGCCGGAGCTGTACGACCCCAGCGTGCTGAACGGGCGGTACTCGGTCGGCGCGTACGACGCGCTCCGGCGCACGCGTGAGCTGCTGGAGCACGAAGGCATCTTCGCGGGCATCTCGACGGGCGCGGTGCTGCACGCGGCGCTTGCCGTCGCCGAGAAGGCCGCGGCTCGCGGCGAGGTGGCCGACGTCGCCTTCGTCGTGGCCGACGCCGGGTGGAAGTACCTGTCGACGGGTGCGTACGCCGGTTCGCTCGACGAAGCGGCGGAGCGGCTCGACGGGCAGCTCTGGGCCTGA
- a CDS encoding aspartate/glutamate racemase family protein, with product MKVIGLLGGMSWESSSEYYRLVNERVKAVLGGFHSAHTVLYSVDFAAVERMQADGRWDDAGAELNRAAKALEAAGADFVVLCTNTMHKVADRLEDGLGIPLLHLGDATASAVKAAGIHRVGLLGTGFTMGQPFYRDRLAAHGLDVLVPPLDDRELVHRVIYDELVLGVVEPASREAYRGVIARLVEAGAEGVIYGCTEIELLVGPEDAPVPTFPTTRLHAEAAVDYALGTTSLPVPPT from the coding sequence ATGAAGGTCATCGGGCTGCTCGGCGGGATGAGCTGGGAATCTTCGAGCGAGTACTACCGGCTTGTGAACGAACGGGTGAAAGCCGTCCTCGGCGGTTTCCACTCGGCGCACACCGTGCTCTACTCCGTCGACTTCGCCGCCGTCGAGCGCATGCAGGCCGACGGCCGCTGGGACGACGCCGGCGCCGAGCTGAACCGCGCCGCCAAGGCCCTCGAGGCGGCCGGTGCCGACTTCGTCGTGCTCTGCACCAACACCATGCACAAGGTCGCCGACCGGCTCGAGGACGGCCTCGGCATCCCGCTGCTGCACCTCGGCGACGCCACCGCGTCGGCCGTGAAGGCCGCCGGGATCCACCGGGTCGGCCTGCTCGGCACCGGGTTCACCATGGGACAGCCCTTCTACCGCGACCGCCTCGCCGCGCACGGCCTCGACGTGCTGGTGCCGCCGCTCGACGACCGCGAGCTCGTGCACCGGGTGATCTACGACGAGCTGGTGCTCGGGGTCGTCGAGCCCGCCTCCCGCGAGGCCTATCGCGGGGTGATCGCGCGGCTCGTCGAAGCCGGTGCCGAGGGCGTCATCTACGGCTGCACGGAGATCGAGCTGCTGGTCGGCCCGGAAGACGCGCCGGTGCCGACCTTCCCCACGACCCGCCTGCACGCCGAAGCGGCGGTGGACTACGCGCTGGGCACCACCTCGCTGCCCGTGCCGCCGACGTGA
- the clpS gene encoding ATP-dependent Clp protease adapter ClpS, with product MSTPVASEQTQVEPAGAEVAESDTPWRTVVWNDPVNLMSYVTYVFQKLFGYSRDHATKLMLDVHHKGKAIVSSGSKEKVETDVAKLHAAGLWATMEQTS from the coding sequence ATGTCCACGCCTGTCGCATCCGAACAGACGCAGGTCGAGCCGGCCGGTGCGGAAGTAGCCGAGTCGGACACCCCCTGGCGGACCGTGGTCTGGAACGACCCGGTGAACCTGATGTCGTACGTGACGTACGTCTTCCAGAAGCTGTTCGGCTACAGCCGCGACCACGCCACCAAGCTGATGCTCGACGTGCACCACAAGGGCAAGGCGATCGTGTCGTCCGGCAGCAAGGAGAAGGTGGAGACGGACGTGGCGAAACTCCACGCGGCCGGCCTGTGGGCCACCATGGAGCAGACCTCGTGA
- a CDS encoding bifunctional 4-hydroxy-2-oxoglutarate aldolase/2-dehydro-3-deoxy-phosphogluconate aldolase, giving the protein MRDLRAALAEHRLVAILRASDASRFADAAMVLHAAGVRLLEATLTTPGAPAAITALRLALGEDALIGAGSVREPSDVDTAVDAGAAYLITPTVNPAVLERAAELDTPVVCGALTPTEIDQAWRLGAAAVKVFPIAAAGGVAYLRAVRAPLPDVPLVPTGGVHLADVEAYLRSGAIAVAAATPLLGDALSSGGSLPDLATRAGEFVAAASRFTTV; this is encoded by the coding sequence GTGAGGGACCTCCGGGCCGCGCTGGCCGAACACCGGCTAGTCGCGATCCTGCGGGCCTCGGACGCGTCGCGGTTCGCCGACGCGGCGATGGTGCTGCACGCGGCGGGCGTCCGCCTGCTCGAAGCGACGCTGACGACGCCGGGCGCGCCCGCGGCGATCACCGCGCTGCGCCTGGCCCTCGGCGAAGACGCGCTGATCGGCGCGGGCAGCGTCCGCGAACCGTCCGATGTGGACACCGCGGTCGACGCGGGCGCGGCGTACCTGATCACCCCGACGGTCAACCCCGCGGTGCTGGAGCGCGCCGCGGAGCTGGACACCCCGGTGGTCTGCGGCGCGCTGACGCCGACCGAGATCGACCAGGCCTGGCGCCTCGGCGCGGCCGCGGTAAAGGTGTTCCCGATCGCGGCCGCCGGCGGCGTCGCGTACCTGCGCGCGGTCCGGGCCCCGCTGCCGGACGTCCCGCTGGTCCCGACCGGCGGCGTCCACCTGGCCGACGTCGAGGCCTACCTGCGCTCGGGCGCGATCGCGGTCGCGGCGGCGACCCCGCTGCTGGGCGACGCCCTGTCGTCCGGCGGCAGCCTCCCGGACCTGGCCACCCGCGCAGGCGAGTTCGTCGCGGCCGCCTCCCGCTTCACCACGGTCTGA
- a CDS encoding biotin transporter BioY, with product MSSLSFAGKRPVLADLVPGSLVRDIALVAGGAVLTGAAAQLTIPVPGSPVPMTGQTFAALLVGASLGMSRGAASMLVYLLVGAVGVPWFQHGTAGLSGASAGYIVGFVFAGALVGALAGRGGDRTPVRTAGTMVLGNVVIYAFGVPWLMASTGFDLVTAFAKGVTPFLVGDALKIVVAAGLLPLTWKLVSGRRSED from the coding sequence GTGTCTTCGCTGTCCTTCGCCGGCAAGCGGCCCGTGCTGGCCGACCTCGTCCCCGGCTCGCTCGTCCGGGACATCGCGCTGGTCGCCGGCGGTGCCGTGCTCACCGGCGCCGCCGCGCAGCTGACCATCCCGGTGCCGGGCAGCCCGGTGCCGATGACCGGCCAGACGTTCGCCGCGCTGCTCGTCGGCGCGTCGCTGGGCATGTCGCGCGGTGCCGCGTCGATGCTGGTGTACCTGCTCGTCGGCGCCGTGGGCGTGCCGTGGTTCCAGCACGGCACCGCGGGCCTGTCCGGCGCGAGCGCCGGCTACATCGTCGGGTTCGTCTTCGCCGGCGCGCTGGTCGGCGCGCTCGCCGGCCGCGGCGGCGACCGGACGCCGGTGCGCACCGCGGGCACGATGGTGCTCGGCAACGTCGTGATCTACGCGTTCGGCGTGCCGTGGCTGATGGCGTCGACCGGGTTCGACCTGGTGACGGCGTTCGCCAAGGGCGTCACGCCGTTCCTCGTCGGGGACGCGCTCAAGATCGTCGTGGCCGCCGGCCTGCTGCCGCTGACCTGGAAGCTCGTCTCGGGCCGCCGTTCCGAAGACTGA